Part of the Ostrinia nubilalis chromosome 25, ilOstNubi1.1, whole genome shotgun sequence genome is shown below.
ACACTTAAGTCAAAATATTTTGGCCGCTTCGCTTCCATCAAATGGGCGTAAGGTGAATATTCGTTCATTACCTACTAACAGAAGAACTAGTTCTTGTAGTAAAGCGAAATCTTGTAAAATATTTCCAAAAGAAACTCTGATACTTCAAAACTTGTAGAATACTTACTAAAACCGTCATATCCTCCAGCAGCAGAGCCAAATCTTCGTGTTCTCAACACTACTGGCCAACAAAGGCGCCGAGGCCGTGCTGTCCGGGCAGCATCACTCCATCATAGCGTACCACTGTGCGCAGCCGGGGACTAAGAAGTATTTGGAGGTAAGCATTTTGTACCTTATGGGTAGATAGTAGAGTTGGGATTTGGTTAGAGTACGACTGTGCGCAGCCGGGGACTAAAACGTATTTGGAGGTAGGCATTTTGTGTCCTATGGGTAGGTAATAGAGTTGGAATTTGGTTTAGGGATCTCCCACAGTAGCGTCTTGAGCGCTGTCGTCTTGGCAGCGCCCGCGCAACGACGACGTCGAGTTTTTCAGtataaggctgcgtttccactgAAGTGGAGCTGCGCGGACTTGAGTGGAGCAGAGCCGTGTAAATAGGTAGGTGTTTCCACTAAAGCTGCCCAGAGATGAGCGGCGCAGGGCTGAGTTGTGTAGCTGGCTGAAGTGGAGCCGAGCAGTGTGATTGGTCAAGTTTTATAAGTCTATGCTCAGCTCCGCGCAGCTCTCAGCTTctgtggaaacgcagcctaaaGAGCGTTGGTGCGCCACGCCGAAGCTGGCGAAACGACGCTGTTCGGAGACGCTAGTGTGGAGAAGTCTTATCTATCACCAATcattagtttaaattaaaatgagtTTGTTTCGGACCGTAATCCATTTAGTGTTAGTagcaattttgttttagaacttCAATGAAACACTTCTTCTGAACAGTAATTAAGACTCTCTTTAATTATAGCTACTCGTTATAAATcttaaaaatgtatttcttCCAGAAACACCCCCTAAAAATGGGCCAATTCAACAAACAGAACCCCGCACAGTGGTTAAACAACCTCGCCATGGCGAAAACCAGGGGCGGCATGCGTGGGGGGCCCAATATGATGGGCGGGCCCAACCAGATGGGCCACATGATGGCCGGGCCCATGGGCGGGATGGGCCCCATGCCCCACGGCATGGGCCACATGATGGGCCCCAGTCGCATGGGCGCGCCCGGCAaccagatgatgatgatgaagggtgGGCCCGGGCAGATGGGCCAAATGGGACCCATGGCCCCCATGGATGGGTTTCCAGGGGGCACCCCGTCCTGTGGTGTCATGGACGGCCTCGGTGCTGATGGTGAAATGCCCTGGGACACCGTAAGTTTATCATttgtttcattatttatttcttaaccTTCCACTATCCTTTACAATAACAGAGCGTCCTTCAAAATAACAGCAAGTTCAGACGTAACTTACTTGACTTTGGGATCGCCCTTACCCGCGGAATAACAGCGTCATTTTTATCTAAACTTTACTGTTGTGTGTTGAGTGTAGTAACTAATCAGTCTCCGTTTCTGTCTCACTATCCTTCTCTGACTTTAAACGACCTAAGAGCAAAAACGACAATCTAATGACATTTCCAACGTCCTCTTTATAGAAAAACCCCTCAGTGATGTCGAACGGCATGTCAAACGGTCCCGGTCAGATGCCCGCGTGCTCGGAGGCAGGCCAGAGTGACACCGTGCCCTCCTCCGGTGCCGACGCCTCCTCCACAGACGCGCCCTGCCAGTCCGGACCTAAAGGTACCATACGAGTTATTAACTACAGGcagcatcatcatcagatcTGCCAGTCCGGGCCCAAAggtaaataatgtaaaagtgTCAACTACAGGCTTCATCAGATCTGGTCTCCACCGCACGTGCCCTGCCAGTCCGGGCCCAAAggtaaataatgtaaaagtgTCAACTacaggcttcatcatcatcatcaggactagtctccactgcaggaggaatcaaatcaaatcatttattcagtcatcattatctcagccataggacgtccactgctgaacataggcctcccccaatgcttaccatgttgcccggttggtagcggcctgcgtccagcgctttcctgctacctttatgatgacgtcggtccaccttgtggatggacgtcccacgctgcgttttccggtacgcattTATTgagtacttaggccctttcctGGGCGCTTATCCACGTCCcatatagcttgctctaccactaCTTTGGGACAACATGGGCCGGTGCTGAAAATAAGTGTAAtcctcgttttcaccatcaatccctaatttgtaagtgacccctatgaaaacaaaatttctgtgttgtgttaccataggggtcacttaaaaattagggattgatggtgaaaacgggcataagactccCTAATTTACCAGGAGCAAATGGAGGCAACTACAAGCATAATACAAATAGATCAACTGAATATTTTCCATCTATAGGTTTGATAAACCAAAGAAATGTTTCCTGGAAACGTTCCCCATTTTCTCCGCTTCTCCGGGAAATTTTCCGATAAATTTCTCACATAAATTGATCGATCTCATACCTATCTCTTTTCCACAGGTGTTAAAATCCCCGACGAAAACCTAACACCTCAGCAGCGCGCACACAGAGAAGAACAATTAGCCACGATCCGCAAAATGCAACAAATGCTGTTCCCAGAAAGTGGGGGTAACGGGAACCCAAACAACGGGGACCAGCAGCAGCAAGACATCAACCCGCCCACGTCAGCACCCATGAACATGCCCTTCCCGCCCATGTCAATGGGGCCCAACGGACCCATGGGCTCAAACGGCCCCATGGTCTCCATGTCCGGCCCAAACAGCATGAACTCAGGCCCCAGCTGTACTATGTCCGGCCCCATGGGACCTAACGGCCCTATGGGTCCCAATGGCCCTATGGGTGGACCTATGGGCGGCCCCATGGGACCAAACGGCCCCATGGGAGGCATGGGTGGGCCACCTGGAATGATGGGCGGGCATGGATCTATGGGCCCCAACGGGATGATGGGGCCAAATGGACCTATGATGGGTGGGATGGGGCCAAACGGACCTATGGGGCCGATGGGTCCGTGCGGGATGAAGGGGATCAGAGGCCCGTGCGGGGGACCAGACATGAAAGGAGGGATGTGTACAGATATGCATATGGGGAGGGGGTGTGGGGGTCCTATGGGGGTGAGTGACCTTTTGTTTTTATGCATATTCATTGTTGTTTATATGtgcttcgtacgcgtggatcccgttttatccccttagggatggagttttgtaaaatccagTCTTAGTGAGcaactacgttctaaaaggaacccttaTGCAAAAttagagactcctagcacttgtagtttctgagatttcgtgatgagtgagtcagtcaatcagtgacctttcgcttttataaatatagatttattgTGGTTTTGTGTTTGCAGCGGATGCCAAACCCAATGGGCGGAATGGGCGGGCCTAAACCGTGTATGATGGGTGGACCACACATGGGGCCCAGGATGATGCCGGGGCCTAATATAAATGCAATGAATGGTATGTTATTTTATTCAACATTTATTGTACACGTTAATTTATTGATTGAAAGTAGGAAAAAGTTAACCCAATGTCCATATGAAGTTATATGTTTTTTGTGCATTTACATGAATGTAGGCATTTTAGACAccttacttatacagggtgttgatttcaatcctcgccatatttatttaggtgatctattatgacttatataaacgcattatccaccaaaaaaaaaaattacaaactaaagtagaatttttagcgaatattttccgtgcgacatcaactgtactgtggctcgtaatactgcaatacgtttcAACTGCGGCgcggcacccatcgagctacgcggatcgctcgcttatcatgtctgatagtctactgaaggaagccacgtaaaataggtagtgtaaataggtatttttgtttgactaactaaagttaaagttcgttttaaattagtttgctgtttcctatgtgtgtgtgtgtattggagcgtacctacgcgctttccgccactacctaccgcaatcgcgggagtattttgtacacaaaattaccagattatttactccctacattaaaaaaaacacattcctttaagtttagaactaggtacctactcaccgatgcgacttcagatgcgtttccacgtgccctcccgtaacagtaaaccatgtttacgtactcacgagcactgtacgtatggtttggcatcttcctaacactcactcactattattacactcactatcacactttcactcactaaatactcaaaaccgcacgagaaaacaatcaaaaatcgcaaatttgcaattagaaaagtgcattcgatgaaatacgtccatcgaatgtcgtcgtgaatcggtagttatcgttattcttcattttcaactaggtactttacgtaatttttaacatcagaaaagtttaatttcgtcagtttagtacaggaagtctatcaacgaatgagaatgtaaaagcggcgggaaaaatactttgtttaatctttgtgaactaaagattcgtcctatcattaatgctcttaaagcaagctttcaaaacactcaaatgcaaatgatttgtagatctttaattactaatcgacgttattattaaaacgataagaatatcaataaattttggtagttatttcgtgtaatgaaattacattcatttaaaataatcccgaacatgatgatgaattattttatgtaagttatgaagaatggaagtctaacctgaacctaactaacattcgttcagggtatttaaattaaacgccgatagaaatgaaattacgttattacggtagtaggaagtaataagtactagaaaacagttatcaagcagagaggaagagaaaagttgaagttacaaggcaagaaataagaaaatagcgattgagtactaggtattctaaatacgagctagatttcgcggagcgtgcgcgcggcctctctgcgtggatagcaaaatcggactgatgaacagagaaaatcgatgatccacgattgagcgccggccgcccgatgacgcccgaaacacgaagatgggGAAGTACCTATTCCGTGCGAGCCCGATGTCCGTGCCGCGCGCAAGGCGgtggtattattgtattcaattacaagtcaccgctccaaatgaaagatatgaaattttcttttaagatatgaaattttgtttaggtactgaaatcaatcgagtttaaaaacaaaatcttgtcttatctcctatcgaaagtgaaggaacaagagtttgccagtgtgttatttctaggtgttcagtttgcggtattaagtaagttaagttttattttaataattactatcgtaaagacgtaaaagttattaaggtagagagctggaaatgtaaggaataacgaacctgtatgaaagagcattattgtcacctgtttacagtacttttgaatgataagtaggtacaagcttatcacacacataaaaacatggttcaattaaaaaataataataatgtaggttctgtaaaaaaattattttgcggaaggaagcaaattcgtgtaaaaggtttttttattaattaaagagtacttaattaatttgtttttagaacaacaaataaactcgtaacatgataaggtgtaagtaactaatttactcattacatttttagggtagatttggattaagctctgtccagtagtcgtctttgaactcacagctgattgtggctgatagttgactgactcatgggcgagcgcgggtagtggggcgcgggacggggggcgcagcgcttgcccgggtcaccgggtgagcgccgcgcgccgtttgcgttgggggactattctgcactgtagtggtcgattatggaaatcgtagatatttaaaaaataataataaaaaatttggaagtcagtttttttgctgattcgtgatcagaataagctacttaatctactccctaaatatggcgggtattgaaatcaacaccctgtatagaaagaAAAAGTGTCTAAAATTCCTTGTCAATAAATATACAGTATTTGACCCTCTGATTTGTACAGTCGCTATTACAAAAATCTACTACAAAATagccggcaatacacggaccgcttgaagcagtcagggtcgacagcttcaagctgcgactgcacagtgaactgcagagttctatggacgcacatacacgaaccgctcgagcagttgcaactgattcgggcggtcgacagcatggtgaattttcatcgtgcggtcaagcagtcgccagccatacactgactgctcgagctgCCGACAGCTCTCGCAGCAGTTATCATcggcagcttcaagctgttgactcttgactacaagagtggtccgtgtatgttgatcactgactaactgctcgagctgtccgtgtatggcgggccttAGGCAGTTATTTTAGTTGAACAGAGTTCTATCGCCGATATTGTACAATTCGCCTGGAggtctttattattttattttatttttctttctatgGTGGGTCTCAGATCAAACTCATACAATTAAGGGTTAATAAAATTGTTGCAGGAGGTATAATGATGGACGGAGGCATGATGGGGGGCATGGTGGGGCACGGCGAGTGCGGGCCCGAGCACCACGGCATGCCCGTCAACGGGCCCATGTGCGACGAGTATGGCCGCGGGAGGAATGTGAGTACACCTGCCATCACCAGGTCACTAGGGGGGCCTGGGGGGCCCGGCGAGTGCGGGCCCGAGCACCACGGCATGCCCGTCAACGGGCCCATGTGCGACGAGTATGGCCGCGGGAGGAATGTAAGTACACCTGCCATCACCAGGTCACTAGGGGGGCCTGGGGGGCCCGGCGAGTGCGGGCCCGAGCACCACGGCATGCCCGTCAACGGGCCCATGTGCGACGAGTATGGCCGCGGGAGGAATGTAAGTACACCTGCCATCACCAGGTCACTAGGGGGGCCTGGGGGGCCCGGCGAGTGCGGGCCCGAGCACCACGGCATGCCCGTCAACGGGCCCATGTGCGACGAGTATGGCCGCGGGAGGAATGTGAGTACACCTGCCATCACCAGGTCACTAGGGGGGCCTGGGGGGCCCGGCGAGTGCGGGCCCGAGCACCACGGCATGCCCGTCAACGGGCCCATGTGCGACGAGTATGGCCGCGGGAGGAATGTAAGTACACCTGCCATCACCAGGTCACTAGGGGGGCCTGGGGGGCCCGGCGAGTGCGGGCCCGAGCACCACGGCATGCCCGTCAACGGGCCCATGTGCGACGAGTATGGCCGCGGGAGGAATGTGAGTACACCTGCCATCACCAGGTCACTAGGGGGGCCTGGGGGGCCCGGCGAGTGCGGGCCCGAGCACCACGGCATGCCCGTCAACGGGCCCATGTGCGACGAGTATGGCCGCGGGAGGAATGTAAGTACACCTGCCATCACCAGGTCACTAGGGGGGCCTGGGGGGCCCGGCGAGTGCGGGCCCGAGCACCACGGCATGCCCGTCAACGGGCCCATGTGCGACGAGTATGGCCGCGGGAGGAATGTAAGTACACCTGCCATCACCAGGTCACTAGGGGGGCCTGGGGGGCCCGGCGAGTGCGGGCCCGAGCACCACGGCATGCCCGTCAACGGGCCCATGTGCGACGAGTATGGCCGCGGGAGGAATGTGAGTACACCTGCCATCACCAGGTCACTAGGGGGGCCTGGGGGGCCCGGCGAGTGCGGGCCCGAGCACCACGGCATGCCCGTCAACGGGCCCATGTGCGACGAGTATGGCCGCGGGAGGAATGTAAGTACACCTGCCATCACCAGGTCACTAGGGGGGCCTGGGGGGCCCGGCGAGTGCGGGCCCGAGCACCACGGCATGCCCGTCAACGGGCCCATGTGCGACGAGTATGGCCGCGGGAGGAATGTAAGTACACCTGCCATCACCAGGTCACTAGGGGGGCCTGGGGGGCCCGGCGAGTGCGGGCCCGAGCACCACGGCATGCCCGTCAACGGGCCCATGTGCGACGAGTATGGCCGCGGGAGGAATGTAAGTACACCTGCCATCACCAGGTCACTAGGGGGGCCTGGGGGGCCCGGCGAGTGCGGGCCCGAGCACCACGGCATGCCCGTCAACGGGCCCATGTGCGACGAGTATGGCCGCGGGAGGAATGTGAGTACACCTGCCATCACCAGGTCACTAGGGGGGCCTGGGGGGCCCGGCGAGTGCGGGCCCGAGCACCACGGCATGCCCGTCAACGGGCCCATGTGCGACGAGTATGGCCGCGGGAGGAATGTAAGTACACCTGCCATCACCAGGTCACTAGGGGGGCCTGGGGGGCCCGGCGAGTGCGGGCCCGAGCACCACGGCATGCCCGTCAACGGGCCCATGTGCGACGAGTATGGCCGCGGGAGGAATGTAAGTACACCTGCCATCACCAGGTCACTAGGGGGGCCTGGGGGGCCCGGCGAGTGCGGGCCCGAGCACCACGGCATGCCCGTCAACGGGCCCATGTGCGACGAGTATGGCCGCGGGAGGAATGTAAGTACACCTGCCATCACCAGGTCACTAGGGGGGCCTGGGGGGCCCGGCGAGTGCGGGCCCGAGCACCACGGCATGCCCGTCAACGGGCCCATGTGCGACGAGTATGGCCGCGGGAGGAATGTAAGTACACCTGCCATCACCAGGTCACTAGGGGGGCCTGGGGGGCCCGGCGAGTGCGGGCCCGAGCACCACGGCATGCCCGTCAACGGGCCCATGTGCGACGAGTATGGCCGCGGGAGGAATGTGAGTACACCTGCCATCACCAGGTCACTAGGGGGGCCTGGGGGGCCCGGCGAGTGCGGGCCCGAGCACCACGGCATGCCCGTCAACGGGCCCATGTGCGACGAGTATGGCCGCGGGAGGAATGTGAGTACACCTGCCATCACCAGGTCACTAGGGGGGCCTGGGGGGCCCGGCGAGTGCGGGCCCGAGCACCACGGCATGCCCGTCAACGGGCCCATGTGCGACGAGTATGGCCGCGGGAGGAATGTAAGTCTACCTCTAcaccagcggttcccaaacttattttgtctgctgcccactttgagaataaattctttttagcgcccccatttgtagtcgattgtcgagtgctcagtcggtgtctaagagtcctcctagtaaatgacgcctcccaagcctctacacaacgtcccgaattttttttctgggtctcttaccgcccccccttttagcctgcagcgcccacaagggggcgttatcgcccactttgggaaagactgctctacaccataaagttaatatacctagcggaataaACCAACAAAGAAccgagcgagcgagatgtcactagcagcaacactgtgataaaaagagatgcgtaATGCCATCGCCGTCGCGCATGCTATCatctttgcgtgagagggatggcaacatatGAAACTTCGGAGAACGTTTTTCGGGGTAACCCCGCtaattatcgtcatcatcaggtcattgcACTACAGGTTATTAAAAGAAATACCATTAGCCATACCTTTTTGTAAAAGTTGCATACTTCTCGAGTTCAGATGTCCAAGACGCTTATGCCACAAATCATGGGATGTCGTGTCTACTGCTGGCGACGCCACTATGGTACACTCCTGTTCCACAGTACTGGCGTTGTCTGACACCGTGTCGAGTTGATAAACACCGTTAATTTGAGTACCAGTAGCTAGAATTTCATCACCATTGTAAATAATACAAGAatttctgtcaaatttgacaacATAACCCTTTTTTGTCAAAGCACTGACAGATAATAGATTAGTACTTAAGTTAGGTACGTAATGAGTTTCACTTAGTGTCCTTACACAGTCTTTTAAACGAACCTGAACTTCACCTAAGCCCGCGGTCGATAGCATTTCACCGTTTGCAATGCTCACTTTAAAAACCTTATTACGATCGCACTTCACCATCACTTTTTCACTATTACACATGTGGTTTGTGGCCCCAGAGTCTATGTACCACACGTCACTTTTCACCTTCACGGAGAGTGCCGACAGATTAGCCTTGTTCTTCTTCCATGGCTTCTTCTGCTGTTTCTGACTCTTTGGCTCGTCCCCGGAGGTCTGCTCTTTGGACGTTGAACTCCTTTTTGGACAGTCCCTCAGCTTGTGTCCTCTGGCACCACACCCGAAGCACATCTCATGTAGATGTCTTTGTGTGCTTGGGTTCTTCTTTGGG
Proteins encoded:
- the LOC135084087 gene encoding collagen alpha-4(IV) chain, which produces MIKEKEKGGGARLKDEPSDPAEPGHGSRPPSASLPTPAALKKEPDEPPHRVKMEPHSQPGGEDSAADMGVDGIKTEIDGLMDSDGDPTKSPQCELGGPGSLKSERLSSDSNDILDPQTGLRGSSSNLQDGNQNCRNPNMGPENMGSCRMGGGGGPMGPGVSMGPMSASEAQTLPSNVISKQAGSMEQQSQIFVFSTLLANKGAEAVLSGQHHSIIAYHCAQPGTKKYLEKHPLKMGQFNKQNPAQWLNNLAMAKTRGGMRGGPNMMGGPNQMGHMMAGPMGGMGPMPHGMGHMMGPSRMGAPGNQMMMMKGGPGQMGQMGPMAPMDGFPGGTPSCGVMDGLGADGEMPWDTKNPSVMSNGMSNGPGQMPACSEAGQSDTVPSSGADASSTDAPCQSGPKGVKIPDENLTPQQRAHREEQLATIRKMQQMLFPESGGNGNPNNGDQQQQDINPPTSAPMNMPFPPMSMGPNGPMGSNGPMVSMSGPNSMNSGPSCTMSGPMGPNGPMGPNGPMGGPMGGPMGPNGPMGGMGGPPGMMGGHGSMGPNGMMGPNGPMMGGMGPNGPMGPMGPCGMKGIRGPCGGPDMKGGMCTDMHMGRGCGGPMGRMPNPMGGMGGPKPCMMGGPHMGPRMMPGPNINAMNGGIMMDGGMMGGMVGHGECGPEHHGMPVNGPMCDEYGRGRNVSTPAITRSLGGPGGPGECGPEHHGMPVNGPMCDEYGRGRNVSTPAITRSLGGPGGPGECGPEHHGMPVNGPMCDEYGRGRNVSTPAITRSLGGPGGPGECGPEHHGMPVNGPMCDEYGRGRNVSTPAITRSLGGPGGPGECGPEHHGMPVNGPMCDEYGRGRNVSTPAITRSLGGPGGPGECGPEHHGMPVNGPMCDEYGRGRNVSTPAITRSLGGPGGPGECGPEHHGMPVNGPMCDEYGRGRNVSTPAITRSLGGPGGPGECGPEHHGMPVNGPMCDEYGRGRNVSTPAITRSLGGPGGPGECGPEHHGMPVNGPMCDEYGRGRNVSTPAITRSLGGPGGPGECGPEHHGMPVNGPMCDEYGRGRNVSTPAITRSLGGPGGPGECGPEHHGMPVNGPMCDEYGRGRNVSTPAITRSLGGPGGPGECGPEHHGMPVNGPMCDEYGRGRNVSTPAITRSLGGPGGPGECGPEHHGMPVNGPMCDEYGRGRNVSTPAITRSLGGPGGPGECGPEHHGMPVNGPMCDEYGRGRNVSTPAITRSLGGPGGPGECGPEHHGMPVNGPMCDEYGRGRNVSTPAITRSLGGPGGPGECGPEHHGMPVNGPMCDEYGRGRNVSTPAITRSLGGPGGPGECGPEHHGMPVNGPMCDEYGRGRNVSTPAITRSLGGPGGPGECGPEHHGMPVNGPMCDEYGRGRNVSTPAITRSLGGPGGPGECGPEHHGMPVNGPMCDEYGRGRNMGPGDPGGLGPGVNVGQKMGLRSPKSPANADIDWQKIHHQFFDDPKSMDTELSTQVKSPCSERGGCLPPPPYGASPLHRSASVPIATQSPGHGSVQMPMSAEGSRAGSGLSSPHHALTHPPHCKPAPKDAPEILEKLDDGVFVRTLQCLAAAQKGHKEPSLMPVPSPQQISYLNQFEGQELTIQKQPNTSLKDNGPPSNSGGQTPQSSSNQKSPASMMPGTPEPHSSLSEQRAGRFSLEQSPGFNNPQTPTSAASTKCDEKSRPSPSSNRSSQDSASKTPQRESNLSQGPYAPASSAAACANKSSCSRTTAPSMDDSMASTETTLSGGPNSTSLPGPFPGSCGMRPDNMPINPNQGPNGPMTSTASFDPISSLAQMSQQLTSAVGAPPQGAMPSGGPMGPFPHHMQHHHNMHPHQHPHMMMNELGCHMDALGGMEGVLGGEFAPDSLSPKLHDACMPRAKMPPFNGASVQVKASAPNTIQYLPTRPAAPCHARAPPSLDFLQRVTSPMQVDASKGGVQYFGGGMGGPGGPGARGMDMEGAMRGPMRPPAPGLLRMPHYPAGFNSPPKMDPFGPPGPMCGPTFRGVKGPMGPGPQVRMGAGQPLPPSMGGPGAGFKGQGFAVPSTADPNYAAQFHNFQQQLYATNSRAAPPHAYPYPPK